Proteins co-encoded in one Arachis hypogaea cultivar Tifrunner chromosome 11, arahy.Tifrunner.gnm2.J5K5, whole genome shotgun sequence genomic window:
- the LOC112724063 gene encoding tetraspanin-11-like yields the protein MRFQISNTVVGALNILSLLLGLSALATSAYIHFHGGNGASDCQKVLQYPLLIAGVFIVIISTFGIVGSLCRINVALYAYLLVTFFLIVAMVLFTIFALFVTNKKVGQQVSTRAYGEYVVTDFSHWLQHYVVNNKNWDEVKSCLMDAGVCHDLAIHGGFNHSNEDLFFKHLSTTQVGCCKPPANCGFKMKNATYWEAPKTGVSLANNSDCKTWSNKEDKLCYDCNSCKGGVLANIRNQWRHLTIFNSVVCVLITAIYVLGCFAARNNRIDMYNKNHTHP from the exons ATGAGGTTCCAAATAAGCAACACAGTAGTGGGCGCCCTCAACATTCTGTCCCTCTTGCTTGGTCTCTCTGCCCTTGCAACCTCCGCTTACATCCACTTCCACGGAGGCAACGGTGCCTCTGATTGCCAGAAGGTTCTCCAGTATCCACTCCTCATTGCTGGAGTATTCATTGTCATCATCTCTACGTTCGGCATAGTAGGCTCCCTATGCCGCATCAACGTCGCATTGTACGCCTACTTGCTCGTCACCTTCTTCCTCATCGTGGCTATGGTTCTCTTTACCATTTTCGCCCTCTTTGTAACCAACAAGAAGGTTGGCCAGCAAGTCTCTACCAGAGCCTACGGCGAGTACGTGGTTACTGATTTCTCTCATTGGCTTCAGCATTACGTTGTTAACAACAAAAATTGGGATGAGGTTAAGAGTTGCTTGATGGATGCTGGTGTTTGCCATGATCTTGCTATCCACGGTGGCTTCAACCATAGCAATGAAGATCTCTTTTTCAAGCACTTGTCCACCACGCAG GTAGGGTGCTGTAAGCCACCTGCGAACTGTGGATTCAAGATGAAGAATGCTACATACTGGGAAGCTCCAAAGACAGGAGTAAGTCTGGCTAATAATTCAGATTGCAAGACTTGGAGTAATAAAGAGGACAAACTTTGTTATGATTGCAATTCATGCAAAGGTGGAGTGTTGGCCAATATAAGGAACCAGTGGAGGCATCTCACCATATTCAACTCTGTTGTGTGTGTGCTTATAACCGCCATTTATGTTTTGGGATGCTTTGCTGCAAGGAACAACCGCATCGACATGTACAACAAGAACCACACACACCCTTGA
- the LOC112722650 gene encoding protein CHAPERONE-LIKE PROTEIN OF POR1, chloroplastic, whose amino-acid sequence MLSLTLSPPNSTSFLHNKLLLRGNTGKRTKFCYVPIRTRCAVDTPYGGNVQKFPRRSVWDPYKRLGISRDASEEEIWGSRNFLLQQYSGHEASEESIEAAFEKLLMASFKQRKKTKINLKSRLKKKVEESPPWVKNLLNFVELPPTEVILRRLFLFAFMGAWSIMNSAETGPAFQVAISLAACIYFLNEKTKSLGRACIIGFGALVGGWISGSLAVPNIPSMLLRPTWTLELLTSLFVYLFLFLACTFLK is encoded by the exons GTTGCTGCGAGGAAATACGGGGAAGCGGACAAAGTTTTGCTATGTTCCAATTCGTACCAGATGTGCGGTTGATACGCCCTACGGAG GTAACGTTCAAAAGTTCCCTCGGCGTAGCGTTTGGGATCCTTACAAACGCCTTGGTATTAGTCGAGATGCATCTGAAGAAGAGATTTGGGGATCAAGAAATTTTCTGTTGCAGCAATATTCTGGACATGAGGCCAGTGAAGAGTCAATCGAGGCTGCTTTTGAAAAACTATTGATGGCTAGTTTCAAACAGaggaagaaaacaaaaatcaactTGAAAAGCAGGTTGAAGAAGAAAGTAGAGGAGTCTCCACCATGGGTTAAGAACTTGCTCAATTTTGTTGAGCTTCCACCAACTGAAGTCATCCTCAGAAGATTATTTCTCTTCGCCTTCATGGGTGCTTGGAGTATTATGAATTCTGCTGAAACGGGACCTGCTTTTCAG GTCGCAATCTCTTTGGCTGCTTGCATATATTTTCTCAATGAAAAGACAAAGAGCTTGGGTAGAGCCTGCATTATTGG GTTTGGGGCCCTAGTGGGCGGATGGATTTCTGGTTCATTGGCGGTACCCAACATTCCGTCTATGTTGCTGCGCCCAACCTGGACACTCGAACTCTTAACATCGTTATTCGTTTACTTGTTCTTGTTCCTCGCCTGTACTTTCCTCAAGTGA